A window of Borrelia sp. A-FGy1 contains these coding sequences:
- the rpsL gene encoding 30S ribosomal protein S12, translating to MPTINQLIRKPRKSQKEKTASPALQNCPQRRGICTRVMTVTPKKPNSALRKVARVRLSNGFEVTAYIPGIGHNLQEHSVVLIRGGRVKDLPGVRYHIIRGAKDALGVNNRKRGRSKYGTKRPKA from the coding sequence GTGCCTACGATTAATCAATTAATAAGGAAGCCAAGAAAAAGCCAAAAAGAAAAGACAGCATCTCCTGCGCTTCAGAATTGTCCTCAGAGAAGAGGAATTTGTACTCGTGTTATGACAGTTACACCTAAAAAACCTAATTCAGCTTTAAGAAAGGTAGCTCGTGTAAGGCTTTCAAATGGGTTTGAGGTGACTGCTTATATTCCGGGCATTGGACATAATTTACAGGAGCATTCAGTTGTTCTTATTAGAGGAGGGAGAGTTAAAGATTTGCCAGGTGTTAGATACCATATTATTAGAGGTGCTAAAGATGCTTTGGGTGTTAATAATCGTAAGAGAGGGCGTTCTAAATATGGAACCAAGAGACCTAAAGCTTAA
- the rplJ gene encoding 50S ribosomal protein L10, whose protein sequence is MSARINPKKVEMFNLFKGFLDGKDNIFFLDYRGLTVAELTRLRNRIENEKGNLKVVKNNIMKRVLKEKQINGLDSYLLGPTAVVTAVEEANSIVKIFYEFVKESTLKVKGGFILGEIYDEARLNEYGKLPTKKEALSLFASVLKAPISKLARTLKVLSDIKV, encoded by the coding sequence ATGAGTGCAAGGATAAATCCTAAAAAGGTAGAAATGTTTAATTTGTTTAAAGGCTTTCTAGATGGTAAAGATAATATTTTTTTTCTAGATTACAGAGGATTAACAGTAGCGGAACTTACTAGGCTTAGGAATAGAATAGAAAATGAAAAGGGTAATTTAAAGGTTGTTAAAAATAATATAATGAAGAGAGTTTTGAAAGAGAAGCAAATAAATGGCCTTGATTCTTATCTTTTAGGGCCAACAGCTGTTGTTACTGCTGTTGAAGAGGCCAATTCAATTGTAAAGATTTTTTATGAATTTGTTAAAGAGAGCACCTTAAAGGTTAAGGGTGGGTTTATTTTAGGTGAAATTTATGATGAGGCTAGACTTAATGAGTATGGGAAGCTTCCTACTAAGAAAGAGGCTCTTTCTTTATTTGCAAGTGTACTTAAAGCTCCAATTTCTAAGCTTGCAAGGACGTTAAAGGTTTTATCTGATATTAAAGTTTAA
- the rpoC gene encoding DNA-directed RNA polymerase subunit beta' yields the protein MKEIKDFEKIKIKIASPDQIRNWSYGEVKKSETINYRTLRPEKDGLFCERIFGTTKEWECYCGKFKSVRYKGIICDRCNVEVTHFKVRRERMGHIELSAPVAHIWYYKYIPSRIGLLLDITASNLNSILYYEKYIVIEPGDTDLKKMQLLNEDEYSEARERYGMSFNASMGAEAIKTLLENLDLDELSSKLRVQMIDKDDKTDKKLLRRLEIIENFKISGNKPEWMIMDVLPVIPPEIRPMVQLDGGRFATSDLNDLYRRVINRNNRLRKLLLLNAPEIIVRNEKRMLQESVDSLFDNSHKRKVVKGSSNRPLKSLSDALKGKQGRFRQNLLGKRVDYSGRSVIVVGPELKLHQCGIPSKMALELFKPFVIRRLIESESVFNIKRAKSLIEQEVDEVWQILDDVIKEHPVLLNRAPTLHRLGIQAFEPVLVEGKAIKLHPLVCHAYNADFDGDQMAVHVPLTPAAQAESWALMLSTNNLLNPANGHPIVFPSQDIVLGLYYLTMQKKGVVGEGRKFLNFNHVLLAVNNKSLDYNAKIYVKVNGDYIETTSGRVVFNEALPDNVEFVNKTLSDYELQALISDVYVVHGSSIVIEMLDIIKELGFKYATKFGCTISMSDIIVPQEKKIYVEKANREIAKIQNDYTKGVITGEERYNNVISVWSKTNEELTTKMMEILKSDRNGFNVIYMMADSGARGSRNQIRQLAGMRGLMAKTSGDIIELPIISNFKEGLSVIEFFISTNGARKGLADTALKTADAGYLTRRLVDIAQDVVVRIEDCGTINGIKVEALKNGEEVVESLREKVVGSYSIERIKHPITGEIILDVNEEITEYKIKLLETIGINKLVIRSVLTCEAEHGVCQKCYGRDFSNNKPVNIGEAVGIIAAQSIGQPGTQLTMRTFHIGGVAQAGSEDDKISLKNTFILNGIEGFNVNVDVGLLFTRKGILKVINVIYEEDIRLIKEIKVLDGQKVIKGMLLFVDKEDKEVLSSYIGFIKIMEDKFMIVSEEQEVPLKAGTRLEINVGDYVKAGSVIGTFDPFAEPIIAEVRGRVKFKDIILGTTLKEEINLETGNIEKRITDQVFESLDPRILIINDKGVEISSYVLPGDAYLQVEDGQDINIGDIIAKLSKGSEKTQDITGGLPRVNDLFETRIPKNLTEMAKVSGVVQFKAIQKGKRLINILDEYGVEHKHYIPAGKHLLVRDGDIVKAGDMLCDGRINPHDVLEILGGISLQEFLLAEIQDVYRKQGVSINDKHIGVIIKQMMKKVKIVSVGDTNFVYNQKVDKHTFYEQNKRVIEQGGEPAVASPILIGITKASLNIDSFISAASFQETTKVLTDASIAGRVDDLKGLKENVVIGHLIPTGTGMNLYKRVEIKENTNVDV from the coding sequence ATGAAAGAAATAAAAGATTTTGAAAAAATAAAAATAAAAATAGCGTCACCTGATCAAATTAGGAATTGGTCTTATGGTGAGGTTAAAAAGTCTGAAACTATTAACTATAGAACTTTGAGGCCTGAAAAAGATGGGCTTTTTTGTGAGAGAATTTTTGGAACAACAAAAGAATGGGAATGTTATTGTGGTAAATTTAAATCTGTAAGATATAAGGGTATTATTTGTGATCGTTGTAATGTTGAGGTAACACATTTTAAAGTTAGGCGTGAAAGGATGGGGCATATTGAACTTTCAGCTCCTGTTGCTCATATTTGGTACTATAAGTATATTCCCTCTAGAATAGGTCTTTTACTTGATATTACGGCCTCTAATTTAAATTCTATTCTTTATTATGAAAAATATATTGTAATTGAACCAGGAGATACTGATCTTAAGAAGATGCAACTTTTAAATGAAGATGAATATTCTGAGGCAAGAGAAAGATATGGGATGTCTTTTAATGCTTCAATGGGAGCTGAGGCAATTAAAACTTTACTTGAAAATCTTGATCTTGATGAGCTTTCATCTAAGCTTAGGGTTCAAATGATTGATAAAGATGACAAGACGGATAAAAAGCTTTTAAGGCGACTTGAAATTATTGAGAACTTTAAAATTTCTGGAAATAAACCGGAATGGATGATTATGGATGTTCTTCCTGTTATTCCGCCAGAAATCAGACCTATGGTTCAGCTTGATGGGGGTAGGTTTGCAACTTCTGATTTAAATGACCTTTATAGGAGAGTTATAAATAGGAATAATCGCTTAAGAAAGCTTTTACTTCTGAATGCGCCTGAGATTATTGTTAGAAATGAAAAAAGAATGCTGCAAGAATCAGTTGATTCTCTTTTTGATAATTCTCACAAGAGAAAAGTTGTTAAGGGGTCATCCAACAGACCACTTAAATCTTTGTCTGACGCATTAAAGGGTAAACAAGGTAGGTTTAGACAAAATCTTCTTGGTAAGAGAGTTGATTATTCTGGTCGTTCTGTAATTGTTGTTGGTCCTGAACTTAAGCTTCATCAGTGTGGTATTCCTTCAAAAATGGCACTTGAACTTTTTAAGCCTTTTGTAATTAGAAGGTTAATCGAGAGTGAATCTGTATTTAATATAAAGAGGGCAAAAAGTTTGATTGAGCAAGAGGTAGATGAGGTATGGCAAATTTTAGACGATGTTATTAAAGAACATCCTGTACTTTTAAACAGGGCCCCAACACTTCATAGATTAGGAATTCAAGCTTTTGAACCTGTTTTAGTTGAGGGTAAGGCAATAAAGTTACATCCTCTTGTTTGTCATGCTTATAATGCTGATTTTGATGGAGATCAGATGGCTGTCCATGTTCCTTTAACTCCAGCTGCACAAGCTGAAAGTTGGGCTTTGATGTTATCAACTAATAATTTATTAAACCCAGCAAATGGACATCCTATTGTATTTCCGTCTCAGGATATTGTTTTGGGTCTTTATTACCTAACAATGCAGAAAAAGGGTGTAGTTGGTGAAGGACGTAAGTTCTTGAATTTCAATCATGTTCTTCTTGCAGTGAATAATAAGAGTTTAGATTATAATGCTAAGATTTACGTGAAGGTTAATGGTGATTATATTGAAACTACATCTGGTCGTGTTGTTTTTAATGAAGCTTTGCCAGATAATGTTGAATTTGTAAATAAAACACTTAGTGATTATGAGTTACAGGCTTTAATTTCTGATGTTTATGTTGTTCATGGTTCTTCTATTGTAATTGAAATGTTAGATATCATTAAAGAGCTTGGATTTAAATATGCTACTAAATTTGGATGTACAATAAGTATGAGTGATATTATTGTACCTCAAGAGAAGAAAATATATGTGGAAAAAGCTAACAGAGAAATTGCTAAAATACAAAATGATTATACTAAAGGTGTTATTACTGGAGAAGAGAGATATAATAATGTTATCTCTGTTTGGTCAAAAACGAACGAAGAGCTTACTACTAAGATGATGGAGATACTTAAGAGTGATAGAAATGGATTCAATGTTATTTACATGATGGCTGATTCTGGTGCTCGTGGAAGCAGGAATCAGATAAGACAGCTTGCAGGAATGAGAGGATTGATGGCTAAAACCTCTGGGGATATTATTGAGCTTCCAATTATTTCTAATTTTAAGGAAGGGTTATCTGTAATAGAATTCTTTATATCTACAAATGGTGCAAGAAAGGGACTTGCAGACACTGCTTTAAAAACGGCAGATGCTGGATATTTAACTAGAAGATTAGTAGATATTGCTCAAGATGTTGTTGTTAGGATAGAAGATTGCGGAACTATTAATGGTATAAAAGTTGAGGCCTTGAAAAATGGGGAAGAGGTAGTTGAGTCTTTAAGAGAAAAAGTTGTAGGAAGTTATTCAATTGAGAGAATAAAGCACCCTATTACGGGCGAGATTATTTTAGATGTAAATGAAGAAATTACAGAATATAAGATAAAATTGTTGGAAACTATTGGTATTAATAAGCTTGTAATTAGATCTGTTTTAACTTGTGAGGCTGAACATGGGGTTTGTCAGAAGTGTTATGGAAGAGATTTTTCCAATAATAAGCCTGTTAATATTGGGGAAGCTGTTGGAATCATTGCTGCTCAGTCAATTGGACAACCGGGGACACAGCTTACTATGAGAACTTTTCATATTGGGGGAGTTGCACAAGCTGGTAGTGAAGATGATAAGATTTCACTTAAAAATACTTTTATTCTTAATGGGATAGAAGGGTTTAATGTTAATGTTGATGTTGGTTTGCTTTTTACAAGAAAAGGAATTTTAAAGGTAATAAATGTTATTTATGAGGAAGATATTAGGCTTATTAAAGAAATTAAGGTCTTAGATGGTCAAAAAGTAATTAAAGGCATGCTTTTGTTTGTTGATAAAGAAGATAAAGAGGTATTATCGTCTTACATTGGTTTTATTAAGATTATGGAAGATAAATTTATGATTGTTTCTGAAGAGCAAGAAGTGCCTTTAAAGGCCGGCACAAGACTTGAGATTAATGTGGGTGATTATGTTAAAGCAGGGAGTGTTATTGGGACATTTGATCCATTTGCAGAGCCTATTATTGCTGAAGTTAGGGGAAGAGTTAAATTTAAAGATATTATTTTAGGTACAACTCTTAAAGAGGAAATAAATCTTGAAACAGGAAATATTGAAAAGAGAATTACAGATCAGGTTTTTGAGTCTCTTGATCCTAGAATTTTAATTATTAATGATAAAGGCGTTGAGATATCATCTTATGTACTTCCTGGAGATGCTTATCTTCAAGTTGAAGATGGACAAGATATTAATATTGGAGATATTATTGCTAAACTTTCTAAAGGATCTGAGAAAACTCAAGATATAACTGGAGGTCTTCCTAGGGTTAATGATTTATTTGAGACAAGAATTCCAAAGAACTTGACGGAGATGGCCAAGGTAAGTGGAGTTGTTCAGTTTAAGGCAATTCAGAAGGGGAAAAGACTTATTAATATTTTGGATGAATATGGGGTTGAGCATAAACATTATATTCCTGCTGGAAAACATCTTTTAGTTAGAGATGGAGACATTGTAAAAGCTGGAGATATGCTTTGTGATGGAAGAATTAATCCTCATGATGTTCTTGAAATTCTTGGTGGAATTAGTTTGCAAGAGTTTTTGTTGGCTGAAATTCAAGATGTTTATCGAAAGCAAGGTGTAAGCATTAATGATAAACATATTGGAGTTATTATTAAGCAAATGATGAAGAAGGTCAAGATTGTATCTGTAGGCGATACTAATTTTGTTTATAATCAGAAAGTAGATAAGCATACTTTTTATGAGCAAAACAAGAGAGTGATTGAACAGGGAGGTGAGCCTGCAGTTGCTAGTCCAATTCTTATTGGAATAACTAAAGCTTCTCTTAATATAGATTCATTTATATCAGCTGCTTCTTTCCAAGAGACTACTAAAGTTTTAACGGATGCTTCAATTGCAGGTAGGGTTGATGATCTTAAAGGTTTGAAAGAGAATGTTGTCATTGGTCATTTAATTCCTACTGGAACGGGTATGAATTTATATAAAAGAGTAGAAATAAAAGAAAATACAAACGTTGATGTTTAA
- the rplL gene encoding 50S ribosomal protein L7/L12 encodes MSLSKEDILTWLEEAKTTEVVDLVAAIEEKFGVTAAATVATVPGTVGSGGEEQTEFDVVLLSFGDSKINVIKEVRAITGLGLGEAKALVEAAPKAVKEGVSKVDAEEIKKRLESVGAKVEFK; translated from the coding sequence ATGTCACTAAGTAAAGAAGATATTTTAACATGGCTTGAAGAAGCCAAAACAACTGAGGTTGTTGACCTTGTAGCAGCTATTGAGGAAAAATTTGGTGTTACTGCTGCTGCTACTGTTGCTACAGTACCTGGTACTGTGGGTAGTGGTGGGGAAGAGCAAACAGAATTTGATGTAGTTCTTTTATCTTTTGGAGATAGTAAGATTAATGTTATTAAGGAGGTAAGAGCTATTACTGGACTTGGACTTGGAGAAGCTAAGGCTTTAGTTGAGGCTGCTCCTAAGGCAGTTAAAGAAGGTGTTTCAAAGGTAGATGCTGAGGAGATAAAGAAGAGATTAGAATCAGTTGGTGCAAAAGTTGAATTTAAATAG
- the rpoB gene encoding DNA-directed RNA polymerase subunit beta, with amino-acid sequence MIKRVHLGQGKAEEILDLPNLIEIQLNSYEKFLQLERLKNKEPLLNEGLESVFRNVFPIKSSNGEVALEYEKYYIEDDSLSFTEKECKRKGQSYEAVLKIRLNLQFLTTGEIRQKDVYLGTIPLMTNRGTFIVNGAERVIVSQIHRSPGVVFYRERDLYFARIIPYRGSWLEFEIDSKKDYLYVKIDRKKRILVTLFLRALGLDTREKIIDTFYKIRKIEVNEDTKREIAGQYLAVNINIKENMTYRAGDKITLQDVEDFFQNGIKQIKLIDFDGYDSVPGKYFISSDIILNCFEKEDAYFSLKDGFKELSRESVMLAVYNVLLPGEPISIDSAENDLRTVFFSEKRYDLGHVGRYKLSKKFGLDDLTTSVLTMTDIVNTIAHLLRIYDGHDTLDDIDHLGNRRVRSVGELLTNIYKGAMTRVEKIARDRMSNKEVFNLKPQELISVKPIVSAVKEFFATSQLSQFMDQVNPLAELTHKRRLNALGPGGLSRDRAGFEVRDVHYTHYGRMCPIETPEGPNIGLIVSLATYARVNDYGFLETPYRKVVDGKVTHEIEYLSAIDEEKKSIAQANADVDADGNYIEDLISVRISGDYTTMVPKNIDYMDVSPRQLISVSSALIPFLEHNDANRALMGSNMQRQAVPLLFPQPPIVGTGMERVVAKYSGVVIKARRAGTVILATNKKIIIRPSEANGASDLDEYYLSKYERTNQDTSFNQSVLVKEGQEVSVGEIIADGPATRYGELALGNNLLVGFIPWNGFNYEDAILISERIVKEDLYTSIHIKEFSIEVRETKLGPEKVTADIPNVSSKILSKLDENGIIIIGTYVKPGDILVGKVTPKSEGDITPEFKLLTSIFGEKAKDVKNNSLKVPHGTEGTVIDVQRITKDDVGNLPPGVDEILKVYIAKKRKLKEGDKMAGRHGNKGVVAKILPVEDMPYLSDGTPLDICLNPLGVPSRMNIGQLMESQLGLAGKYLGEYYDIPVFESATNEQIQENLRKAGFNETSKEILYDGYTGEQFENEVMVGVIYMLKLHHLVDDKMHARSTGPYSLVSQQPLGGKAQFGGQRLGEMEVWALEAYGAAHTLQELLTVKSDDMSGRVKIYENIVKGIPTNVSGIPESFNVLLQELRGLGFDLSIYDDKGDQVPLTEKEEELINKT; translated from the coding sequence ATGATAAAAAGGGTTCATCTAGGACAAGGCAAGGCAGAAGAAATTTTAGACTTGCCTAACCTAATTGAAATACAATTGAATTCTTATGAGAAATTTTTGCAGCTTGAGAGATTAAAAAATAAAGAACCTTTGCTTAATGAGGGACTTGAATCTGTTTTTAGAAATGTTTTTCCTATAAAAAGTAGTAATGGTGAAGTTGCTCTTGAGTATGAGAAATACTACATTGAGGATGATTCTCTTAGTTTTACAGAGAAAGAATGTAAGAGGAAAGGACAAAGCTATGAGGCTGTTTTGAAGATAAGGTTAAATTTGCAGTTTTTAACAACAGGGGAAATAAGACAAAAAGATGTATACTTGGGTACCATTCCTTTAATGACCAATAGGGGTACTTTTATTGTCAATGGAGCAGAGAGGGTAATTGTATCTCAAATACATAGGTCTCCTGGGGTTGTTTTTTATAGGGAAAGGGATTTGTATTTTGCTCGCATTATTCCTTATCGTGGTTCTTGGCTAGAATTTGAGATTGATTCAAAAAAAGATTACCTTTATGTTAAGATAGATAGGAAGAAGAGAATACTTGTTACTCTTTTCTTAAGAGCCTTAGGGCTAGATACTCGAGAGAAAATAATAGATACTTTTTATAAAATTAGAAAAATTGAGGTAAATGAAGATACAAAAAGAGAAATTGCAGGTCAATATTTAGCCGTAAATATTAATATAAAAGAAAATATGACTTATCGAGCTGGTGATAAGATAACTTTACAAGATGTTGAAGATTTTTTTCAAAATGGAATAAAACAAATAAAACTTATTGATTTTGATGGCTATGATAGTGTTCCTGGAAAATATTTTATTAGTTCTGATATTATTTTAAATTGCTTTGAAAAAGAAGATGCTTATTTTTCTTTAAAAGATGGGTTTAAGGAACTTTCACGGGAATCAGTGATGCTTGCTGTTTATAATGTACTTTTGCCTGGAGAACCAATCTCTATTGATAGTGCTGAGAATGACTTAAGAACAGTATTCTTCTCAGAGAAGAGATATGATCTTGGGCATGTGGGTCGATATAAGCTTTCTAAAAAATTTGGACTTGATGATTTAACAACTTCTGTTCTTACTATGACAGATATTGTAAATACTATAGCTCATCTTTTAAGGATATATGATGGTCATGATACTCTTGATGATATTGATCACCTTGGCAATAGAAGAGTTCGTTCTGTTGGTGAATTACTTACAAATATATATAAGGGAGCAATGACAAGAGTAGAAAAAATTGCAAGGGATAGAATGTCTAATAAAGAGGTATTTAATCTTAAACCTCAGGAATTGATAAGTGTTAAACCTATTGTTTCTGCTGTTAAGGAATTTTTTGCAACTAGTCAGCTTTCACAGTTTATGGACCAAGTTAATCCTTTAGCTGAATTAACACATAAAAGGCGACTTAATGCTTTGGGTCCTGGAGGACTGTCAAGAGATCGTGCAGGTTTTGAAGTAAGAGATGTTCACTATACTCATTATGGCAGGATGTGTCCTATTGAGACTCCTGAAGGACCTAATATCGGTCTTATTGTTTCTTTAGCTACTTATGCTAGAGTAAATGATTATGGATTCTTAGAAACTCCTTACAGAAAAGTGGTTGATGGGAAGGTTACTCATGAAATAGAATATTTGTCTGCAATTGATGAAGAAAAGAAAAGTATTGCACAGGCAAATGCTGATGTTGATGCTGATGGTAACTATATTGAAGATTTAATTTCTGTTAGGATTTCTGGTGATTATACTACTATGGTTCCAAAAAATATAGATTATATGGATGTTTCTCCTAGGCAGTTAATTTCTGTTTCTTCTGCATTAATACCTTTTCTTGAACATAATGATGCGAACCGTGCTCTTATGGGTTCAAACATGCAGAGGCAGGCAGTACCTTTATTGTTTCCACAGCCACCTATTGTTGGTACTGGTATGGAAAGAGTAGTTGCTAAATATTCTGGCGTTGTTATTAAGGCAAGGAGAGCAGGAACGGTCATATTGGCAACAAACAAAAAAATAATTATAAGACCTAGTGAAGCTAATGGTGCTTCTGATTTAGATGAATATTATCTTTCTAAATATGAGAGAACAAATCAAGATACTTCTTTTAATCAGTCAGTTTTAGTTAAAGAGGGCCAAGAGGTTAGTGTGGGTGAAATAATTGCAGACGGCCCTGCTACTAGATACGGTGAACTTGCTCTTGGAAATAATTTGCTGGTTGGCTTTATTCCTTGGAATGGATTTAATTATGAAGATGCTATATTAATATCTGAGAGAATTGTAAAAGAAGATCTTTATACTTCAATTCACATTAAAGAGTTTAGTATCGAAGTAAGAGAAACTAAGCTTGGACCTGAAAAGGTCACGGCAGATATCCCTAATGTAAGTTCGAAGATATTGAGTAAGTTAGATGAAAATGGAATTATAATAATAGGAACTTATGTAAAACCAGGTGATATTTTGGTTGGTAAAGTTACGCCAAAGTCAGAAGGAGATATTACTCCTGAATTTAAGCTTTTGACATCTATTTTTGGCGAAAAAGCAAAAGATGTTAAAAATAATTCATTGAAAGTTCCGCATGGTACTGAGGGCACTGTAATTGATGTACAAAGGATAACAAAGGATGATGTTGGAAATCTTCCCCCGGGGGTTGATGAAATATTGAAAGTTTATATTGCTAAGAAAAGAAAGCTTAAAGAAGGGGATAAAATGGCTGGAAGACATGGAAATAAGGGAGTAGTTGCAAAAATTCTTCCTGTTGAAGATATGCCTTATCTTTCTGATGGAACGCCTCTTGATATATGTTTAAACCCCTTAGGGGTTCCTTCTCGTATGAATATTGGGCAATTAATGGAATCACAGCTTGGGCTTGCTGGCAAATATCTTGGTGAGTATTATGATATTCCTGTTTTTGAGTCTGCTACAAATGAACAAATACAGGAAAATTTAAGAAAAGCTGGATTTAATGAAACATCAAAGGAAATTTTATATGATGGATATACAGGAGAACAGTTTGAAAATGAGGTTATGGTTGGAGTTATATATATGCTTAAGCTTCATCACCTTGTTGATGATAAGATGCATGCAAGGTCTACAGGCCCTTATTCGCTTGTTTCACAGCAACCTCTTGGAGGGAAAGCTCAATTTGGAGGGCAAAGACTTGGAGAAATGGAAGTTTGGGCACTTGAAGCATATGGGGCTGCTCATACTCTCCAGGAGTTGTTAACAGTAAAATCGGATGACATGTCAGGAAGAGTTAAAATATATGAGAATATTGTTAAGGGCATACCTACTAATGTATCTGGAATTCCTGAATCTTTTAATGTTTTGTTGCAAGAGTTAAGAGGGCTGGGGTTTGATTTGTCAATTTATGACGATAAAGGAGATCAAGTTCCTTTAACAGAGAAGGAAGAGGAATTAATTAATAAAACTTAG
- a CDS encoding BMP family protein: MLKIFILTFLCLGCSNPKNETELPNTVSVIVDGTFDDKGFNESSSKAMRQLEKEFGVNIIEKESKASDYLGDIAGLEDSGSSLIWGLGFKFTDVFLQKARENANINYAIIEGSYSKDVELPKNLVNVNFRSEEGAFLVGHIAAKMTKTGKIGFLGGIEGEIISSFRYGYEAGAKYTNKNVNVNVQYVGTFTDLSLGRSMANKMYSDGTDIIFTAAGLSGLGAIEVAKEMGEGYYIIGVDQDQSYLAPNNIIFSYVKRVDVVIFDLTRSYLDIGEWNGGNMLEFGLKDGALDLIFNKLINIDLEEEGYESLLKIKNKIVNNEINVPRNDMSYNAFISKFIS, from the coding sequence ATGTTGAAAATATTTATTTTGACTTTTTTATGTTTAGGATGTTCAAATCCTAAAAATGAAACTGAATTACCCAATACTGTTTCTGTTATAGTTGATGGTACCTTTGATGATAAGGGTTTTAATGAGAGTTCTTCTAAGGCAATGAGGCAACTTGAAAAAGAGTTTGGTGTGAATATTATTGAAAAAGAGTCTAAGGCTTCTGATTATTTGGGGGATATTGCAGGCTTGGAGGACAGTGGTTCTAGTTTGATATGGGGACTTGGGTTTAAATTTACAGATGTTTTTTTACAAAAAGCGAGAGAGAATGCTAATATTAATTATGCAATCATTGAAGGCTCTTATTCTAAAGATGTAGAATTACCTAAAAATTTGGTTAATGTAAATTTTAGATCTGAAGAAGGAGCCTTTTTGGTAGGGCATATTGCAGCTAAAATGACAAAGACTGGAAAGATAGGCTTTTTAGGTGGAATTGAAGGTGAAATAATTAGTTCATTTAGATATGGATATGAGGCAGGAGCTAAATATACGAATAAGAATGTTAATGTAAATGTACAATATGTGGGAACATTTACTGATCTCTCATTAGGACGTTCAATGGCAAATAAAATGTATAGTGATGGGACTGATATAATATTTACAGCAGCGGGTCTATCAGGACTTGGAGCAATTGAAGTAGCAAAAGAAATGGGAGAGGGATATTATATTATTGGAGTTGACCAAGATCAATCATATCTTGCTCCTAATAATATAATCTTTTCATATGTTAAAAGAGTTGATGTAGTAATATTTGATTTGACAAGGTCTTATTTGGATATTGGTGAATGGAATGGTGGGAATATGTTAGAGTTTGGACTTAAAGACGGAGCTCTTGATTTAATTTTTAATAAGTTGATAAACATAGATCTAGAAGAGGAGGGATATGAGAGTCTATTAAAGATTAAGAACAAAATAGTTAATAATGAGATTAATGTTCCTAGAAATGATATGTCTTATAATGCTTTTATTTCAAAATTTATTTCTTAA
- the rpsG gene encoding 30S ribosomal protein S7 — protein MSRKSRKIKKKISIDARYRSRVIAKFVNRMMYDGKKSISEAIIYNSIDMLAEKLDESDKVAVFNKALDNIKPLVEVRSRRVGGATYQVPVEVREERREALAMKWIISAARKSSGRSMQEKLANELVNSYNSTGIAFKKKEDTHRMAEANRAFTHYRW, from the coding sequence ATGTCAAGAAAGAGTCGAAAAATAAAGAAAAAGATTTCAATAGATGCTAGGTATAGGTCTAGGGTAATTGCTAAGTTTGTTAACAGAATGATGTATGATGGTAAAAAATCAATAAGTGAAGCTATTATTTACAACTCAATTGATATGCTTGCAGAAAAGCTTGATGAGAGTGATAAGGTTGCTGTTTTTAATAAGGCATTAGATAATATTAAGCCTTTAGTGGAAGTTAGAAGCAGGAGAGTTGGTGGTGCTACTTATCAAGTGCCTGTTGAAGTTAGAGAAGAGAGACGTGAAGCTTTGGCAATGAAGTGGATAATTTCAGCTGCTAGAAAATCTAGTGGAAGATCTATGCAAGAAAAGTTAGCTAATGAGCTTGTAAATTCTTACAATTCTACAGGAATTGCTTTTAAAAAGAAGGAAGATACTCATAGAATGGCAGAAGCGAATAGAGCTTTTACACATTATAGATGGTAA